The following proteins are co-located in the Halarcobacter sp. genome:
- a CDS encoding SDR family oxidoreductase: MKRVLLTGGSRGIGKAIFEELKNNYEVIAPTREQLNLSSLKSIETYFESDKKIDILINSAGINIIKDIESILDNDIEKINQINLIAPLKLIQKVIPNMKKNNFGKIINISSIWGVKSKEKRTLYSGTKFGIIGQTKALSKELGEYNILVNAVCPGFTATDLTMQSLSETELLDIQNQIPLKRLAKPREIAKAIKFLISDDNSYITGQTLIIDGGFTS; this comes from the coding sequence ATGAAAAGAGTTTTATTAACAGGCGGAAGTAGAGGAATAGGAAAAGCGATTTTTGAGGAGCTTAAAAATAACTATGAAGTTATTGCACCAACAAGAGAACAACTTAATTTATCATCTTTAAAATCAATTGAAACCTACTTTGAAAGTGACAAAAAAATTGATATATTAATAAATAGTGCGGGTATTAATATTATAAAAGATATTGAATCAATTTTAGATAATGATATTGAAAAGATAAATCAAATAAATTTGATTGCCCCTTTAAAATTAATTCAAAAAGTTATACCAAATATGAAAAAAAATAATTTTGGTAAAATTATAAATATTAGCTCCATTTGGGGAGTAAAAAGTAAAGAGAAGCGAACTTTATACAGTGGTACTAAATTTGGTATAATTGGTCAAACAAAAGCACTCTCAAAAGAACTTGGGGAATACAATATCTTAGTAAATGCTGTATGTCCAGGATTTACTGCAACTGATTTAACTATGCAAAGTTTATCTGAAACTGAATTATTAGATATTCAAAATCAAATTCCACTTAAAAGACTAGCCAAACCAAGAGAGATAGCAAAAGCAATTAAATTTTTAATTAGTGATGATAATAGTTATATAACGGGACAAACTTTAATTATTGACGGAGGATTCACGTCATGA